tagtcatttcagtcgaaagaacgacgtcttgatgaccattttgaaaaacatacttccactttgagtttaaccatgatttttggatatagtttcatgttcataagaaaactcattttcccagaagaaaaacttttaagtcaaagtttatcatagtttttaattatcaaacccaaaacagcccgcggtgttactacgacggcgtatgttcggttttacggtgtttttcgggttttcaggttttaaatcattaagttagcatatcatatagatatagaacatgtgtttagttgattttaaaattcaagttagaaggattaacttttgtttgcgaacaagtttagaattaactaaactatgttctagtgatttcaagtttaaatcttcgaataaggtagttttatatatatgaatcgaatgatgttatgaacatcattactacctcaggttttgtggataaacctactgaaaatgagaaaaatagatctagcttcaaaggatccttggatggcttgaaagttcttgaagcagaatcatgacacgaaaacaagttcaagtaagatttccactcgaaataatattgttatagttatagaaattgaatcaaagtttgaatatgagtattaccttgtattagaaagatatcttactataaataagaaagatttcttgaggttggatgatcactttacaagattggaagtaagctagcaaacttggaagtattcttgattttatgaaactagaacttatagaatttatgaagaacacttagaacttgaagatagaactagagagagatcaattagatgaagaaaattgaagaatgaaagtgtttgtaggtatttttggtcgttggtatatggattagatataaaggatgtgtaattttgtttacatgtaaataagtcatgaatgattactattatttttgtaattttatgagatatttcatgctagttgccaaatgatggttcccacatgtgttaggtgactcacatgggctgctaagagctaatcattggagtgtatatgccaatagtacatacatttaaaagctgtgtattgtacgagtacgaatacgggtgcatactagtagaattgttgacgaaactgaacgaggatgtaattgtaagcatttttgttaagtagaagtattttgataagtgtcttgaagtctttcaaaagtgtatgaatacatattaaaacactacatgtatatacattttaactgagtcgttaagtcatcgttagtcgttacatgtaaatgttgttttgaaacctttaggttaacgatcttgttaaatgttgttaatccattgtttattatatctaaagagatgttaaattattacattatcatgatattatgatatattaatatatcttagtatgatatatatacagttaaatattgttacaacgataatcgttacatatatgtctcgtttcgaaatcattaagttagtagtcttgtttttacatatgtagttcattgttaatacacttaatgacatgtttacttattatttatcatgattaaacatagtgtatcaatatcttaatatgattcatatgtatttagtaagacgttgttataacggtaatcgttatatatatcgtttcgagtttcttaattcaataaactcaattttatgtatataacacattgttaaaatacctaatgagatacttacttatcataatatcatgttaactatatatataatcatatatatgtcatcatatagtttttacaagttttaacgttcgtgaattaccggtcaacttggatggtcaattgtctatatgaaacctatttaaattaatcaagtcttaacaagtttgattgcttaacatgttggaaacacttaatcatgtaaataacaatttcatttaatatatataaacatgaaaaagttcgggtcactacatcgtgtCATCCCCGGCTCCCCTTGCGGCTTCTTCTACTTCGGCGTGGGCTAACATTATTCGAATCGGTAGTTGCATCAATTCTTTTGAAAGGATCATTGGCTTGGTGACTTTTCGTTGGAGGATAAATTCAAAAGATTGGTGCGGCTAGAGAGGGATATCAATGCATCGGTTAGTGATAGAATACTTGTTTCGGGATCGGCTACCTATGGTAATTGGGCTTGGAATCGACCTCCATTGGGTAGAGGTGCGACTGAACTGAATGAATTAAACGATGTAATCAAAAACGTTGTGCTCGATGAAGACAAAGAAGACTCATGGAAGTGGCTTTTGAGTGGAAATGGGGTATTCATTACAAAGAATTTAACCGATAGAATTAACGACAAGACGTTGTGTGTGGGATCATTAGCCTTTGAGACCATTCGCAACAACCTTGTTCCAAGTAAAGTGGAGGTATTTGTGTGGAGAGCAAGGAGGAGACGGTTGCCGGTTTTGACGGAATTGGATAAAAGGGGTCTTGATTTATTGATTTACATACGGTCCTTTGTCCGATTTGCAATCAAGTTGTGGAGTCGATTGACCATTCATTGATTCTTTGTAACCTTGTGTTTGATATTTGGGTTAAACTCATCAAATGGTGGAGCTTGGAAATTTCTCAAATCTTAGTATGGCGAAATTTTCTTGGGCAACTCGGGTATTCAAATGACGGATGTGGGAAAAAAGATATGGCAAGCGGTTGAGTGAACGTGTGGTTATTTTATTTGAAAAAAtcggaacctaaaagtttttagaaaATCGTGTTGGAACTCAAGAGATGTAAAAATAAATCGATCGGTTGTCATGGTTGGCTAAATAACCCTTCACAATTCGTTTTTATAGCTTGAGAAATGTTTGCTGTAACATTCTGTATGTATTCGTGTAGTGCTACTATCTAAGCAGCTTATAATTGTCGTGTATTGTTGCTTTGCAACTCCAATGTACATATTTCTTGAGTAGTAGTAATAAAATGATGCTTTTCAGAAGGGGgggaaaaaaaatagaaaaaagaaaaggaaaaaaaaaaagtttttgtagaacaaaaaatagaaagaaaaaaaaaaagtaagCAGTAAAATATGAAAGTTTACAAAAAGTTAATGAGACAAGTTATACAGTATTTTTTATAAGACGGGCGAGTATATGTTTTGTTGATGGAGATTGGCCAAACAATCACGCAAATTCACGAAAATTTTACTCGTACTAGATAAATTTGAATCGGGTACACAATCATGCTCAAATACCTATAAAATGCCAGCTCAACTGCACCAACCGTCTTTCCGCTATTAATTCCATTTTCCTATATCTACGCATTTCCAATTCTTCATTCTCCCACACACAAATcttctatatctatctatctatctatctatatctatatctatatctatatctatttctTATACATCTATCAATCAACCAATAATAGATCCACATTTCATCTCACACAaacaacaacaccaccaccacaATATGTCAATCAAATTCTTCATTTATTCACTAGCATTCTCACTTTTAATCACACTCTCAATTTCTTCAGATCCGGCAGTACCGTCACCGGCGCCACCGCCATCTACCGGTGCCGAAAATTCACCGCCACTTCCTACACCTTCTATTTCACCTTCCACCTCTTCTCCACCAGCACCGTCACCGGAATCAGATCTACCTTCGCCTCCTGCTGCTCCACCTGCTTCACCTCCGGTAACCGCTAAATTAACTCCAGATCCGTCTCCGGCACCGGCACCGGAAGTACCTGACGCTACTGATTTGaataatcagaatttgaagaacgaGCAATCGGATACATCGGAGAAGAGCGGAATGAGCGGCGGAAAGAAAGCCGGAATTGCGATCGGAGTTATTGCTGCGGCGTGTTTTGTCGGATTTGGTGGAGTTTTGTATAAGAAACGACAACAGAATATTCGTAGAGCGGAGTTTAGTTTGGCTGCACGAAGAGAGTTCCTCTGAAGTTTGAATCTGATTTGCTTTATTATTATGAAatcattattacattattattattattattattattattattattattattattattattatcatttattattattattattgttatcatcatctaCATCTAGATCTATACACAGTGACAGTTATTTCTCATACATTATATTATGATGTAAATTTTCACTCTGATCTATTGCTTGTATTCGTTTTATTCTTTTACATTTTGAATTTTATACCGCCTGATTTTTGGAGTGAAGATATTGAATTTACCAGAGGAAGTTATTATTCACTTATGATTGATCTTCACAATTGTTATTATTCTTATAGTCATAGTTTTTGCATATTAtttattatgaattatgaattatgatGATTCGAATTCGAATGTTTAAAATCATTCAAGGTAACAAACAGAATATATATTAGAGTTCTCCCATCGGTACCGCCCTGAGGTTTAGTCCTGGTAAGGAAGTGATGATGTGGTGCTGAGGACTAGGATGGAGGAACTATACCATTGGAGCACTCTTACTAAAATAAAATTTTGAATGATGCATTGTGTCTGATATTGTTGTTCAATATACAGATCTAAATAAAGGCACCACAACACTCTATACCACTCAATTAAAAAGTTTGAGGATCAACGCATTCTAACATTATGATTTTGTTCTCATTATGCTTTTCATTAATCCTGTGTACCAAACTTAGCTTTCTCGGCGAGCTTCTGTATTTCCAGTTTCAATATCATGTGGTTGGACGCCATGAGATGATG
The window above is part of the Rutidosis leptorrhynchoides isolate AG116_Rl617_1_P2 chromosome 1, CSIRO_AGI_Rlap_v1, whole genome shotgun sequence genome. Proteins encoded here:
- the LOC139867387 gene encoding uncharacterized protein encodes the protein MSIKFFIYSLAFSLLITLSISSDPAVPSPAPPPSTGAENSPPLPTPSISPSTSSPPAPSPESDLPSPPAAPPASPPVTAKLTPDPSPAPAPEVPDATDLNNQNLKNEQSDTSEKSGMSGGKKAGIAIGVIAAACFVGFGGVLYKKRQQNIRRAEFSLAARREFL